In Zingiber officinale cultivar Zhangliang chromosome 8B, Zo_v1.1, whole genome shotgun sequence, a single genomic region encodes these proteins:
- the LOC122015035 gene encoding DDB1- and CUL4-associated factor 8-like translates to MKKIPTRAADFSPGVLDLWHRELGGFTPQAFARRFGASEDLVMRFRIYRKLDNHRGCVNTVSFNADGDILISGSDDQKVILWDWDAGYIKLSFDSGHSNNVFHARFMPYTDDRTIVTCAADGQVRHAEILQGGKVATTLLTNHVGRAHKLGIEPGSPHTFYSCGEDGVVQHIDLRTKNATKLFTCTLDDGEVNHLNAIAINPSSPNLFAIAGTDVYARVYDIRKYKSDGSTDCGYPSNMFCPLHLIDGDHDTGITGVAFSDQGELLTSYSDEHIYLFTKDHGLGPRADRVFPESSLDVDTGVGPSLASPLSQSGNQIVPQIFKGHTNCETVKGVGFFGPNCEYVTSGSDCGRVFIWRKRDGKLLRAMKGDKYAVNCIEAHPCTPVIATSGIENDVKIWTPTALEQSSPVKLEELECKNQKTRFLRFALPEDMIAQIFALQRMQSRADDNHDPDLRDAIMHLRNRDHSDGDSEDGDTSANPGDCIVN, encoded by the exons atgaaGAAAATTCCCACAAGAGCGGCGGACTTCAGCCCGGGCGTCCTCGATCTCTGGCACCGGGAACTCGGCGGCTTCACTCCCCAAGCCTTCGCCCGCCGCTTTGGCGCTTCGGAG GACCTTGTTATGCGTTTCCGGATCTATAGAAAGTTAGACAATCATAGAGGCTGTGTCAACACCGTGAGCTTCAATGCAGATGGTGACATTCTCATTTCTGGGTCTGATGATCAAAAGGTGATTCTGTGGGATTGGGATGCTGGATATATCAAATTATCCTTTGATTCAGGTCATTCAAACAATGTTTTCCATGCTCGATTCATGCCGTACACAGATGATCGGACCATTGTTACATGCGCTGCAGATGGTCAG GTTAGACATGCTGAGATACTACAAGGTGGAAAGGTGGCTACCACATTGCTAACTAATCATGTTGGTCGAGCTCATAAGTTAGGTATTGAGCCAGGGAGCCCCCATACGTTTTATAGCTGTGGTGAAGACGGAGTAGTCCAGCAT ATTGATTTGAGAACAAAAAATGCTACCAAGCTATTTACATGCACATTGGATGATGGTGAAGTCAATCATCTAAATGCTATTGCAATAAATCCAAGCAGCCCAAATCTATTTGCAATTGCTGGAACAGATGTCTATGCACGAGTTTATGACATTCGCAAATATAAGTCTGATGGATCAACTGATTGTGGATATCCTAGTAATATGTTTTGTCCACTTCACCTCATTGATGGTGATCATGATACTGGAATTACAGGCGTGGCATTCTCAGATCAGGGTGAGCTGCTGACATCGTACAGTGATGAGCATATATATCTTTTCACAAAAGATCATGGGCTTGGGCCACGTGCAGACAGAGTGTTTCCGGAATCTAGTTTGGATGTTGATACTGGAGTTGGACCTAGCTTGGCTTCACCTCTGTCTCAATCTGGAAATCAGATTGTACCTCAGATCTTCAAAGGACACACTAATTGTGAGACTGTGAAAGGTGTGGGTTTTTTTGGTCCAAATTGTGAGTATGTTACCAGTGGTTCAGACTGTGGGCGAGTTTTTATTTGGAGGAAGAGGGATGGGAAACTTTTACGGGCAATGAAAGGAGATAAATATGCGGTCAATTGTATTGAGGCTCATCCATGTACTCCTGTCATTGCAACTAGCGGCATTGAGAATGATGTAAAGATTTGGACACCAACTGCTCTTGAACAATCTTCACCTGTTAAATTAGAGGAG TTAGAGTGCAAGAACCAAAAGACTAGATTTCTTCGCTTTGCTCTTCCAGAAGATATGATAGCTCAAATCTTTGCACTTCAGAGGATGCAATCTAGGGCAGATGACAATCATGATCCAGACTTAAGGGATGCTATAATGCATCTTAGGAACAGAGATCATTCAGATGGGGATAGCGAGGATGGGGATACCTCAGCGAATCCTGGGGACTGTATAGTTAATTAA